A single window of Leclercia adecarboxylata DNA harbors:
- a CDS encoding catalase — protein sequence MSKKGLTTASGCPVVHNNNVATAGPRGPMLLQDVWFLEKLAHFDREVIPERRMHAKGSGAYGTFTVTRDITAFTRAKLFSAVGKKTDLFVRFSTVAGERGAADAERDIRGFSIKFYTEEGNWDLVGNNTPIFYLRDPLKFPDLNHVVKRDPRTNLRNPTYKWDFFSQLPETLHQLTIDFSDRGLPCSYRTMHGFGSHAFSFINHNNERFWVKFHLKSQQGIANLQDDEAKRLVAEDRESSQRDLFTSIEKGNFPRWTFYVQIMPESDAAKVPYNPFDLTKVWPHGDYPLMEVGVLELNRNPDNYFAEVEQVAMSPANVVPGIGFSPDRMLQGRLFSYGDAHRYRLGVNHHQIPVNAPRCPFHNYHRDGAMRVDGNSGNGATYEPNSFGVFQEQPDFSEPPLSLEGAADHWNHREDADYFSQPRKLFELLSPEEHQRMFERIAGDMQDVPAFIQARQIALFSEVHPDYGAGVQAALMRLAEEK from the coding sequence ATGAGCAAGAAAGGTTTAACCACCGCATCCGGCTGCCCCGTTGTTCACAACAATAATGTTGCCACCGCGGGCCCACGCGGACCGATGCTGCTGCAGGATGTCTGGTTCCTGGAAAAACTGGCGCATTTCGACAGAGAGGTGATCCCGGAACGTCGGATGCATGCCAAAGGCTCAGGCGCCTACGGCACCTTTACCGTTACCCGGGACATCACCGCCTTTACCCGTGCAAAGCTGTTCTCCGCTGTCGGTAAAAAAACCGATCTCTTTGTGCGCTTCTCCACCGTGGCCGGTGAACGCGGCGCCGCCGATGCGGAACGTGATATCCGCGGCTTCTCCATCAAGTTTTACACCGAGGAAGGTAACTGGGATCTGGTCGGCAATAATACCCCTATTTTCTATCTGCGCGATCCGCTGAAGTTCCCGGATCTTAACCACGTGGTGAAACGCGATCCGCGTACCAACCTGCGTAACCCGACTTACAAATGGGATTTCTTCTCTCAACTGCCGGAAACGCTGCACCAGCTGACCATTGACTTCAGCGATCGCGGCCTGCCGTGCTCCTATCGCACCATGCACGGCTTTGGCAGCCATGCGTTCAGCTTTATTAACCACAACAACGAACGCTTCTGGGTGAAATTCCACCTCAAGTCCCAGCAGGGTATTGCTAACCTGCAGGACGATGAAGCCAAACGCCTGGTTGCAGAAGATCGCGAGAGCTCACAGCGGGATCTGTTTACCTCTATTGAAAAAGGCAACTTCCCGCGCTGGACGTTTTACGTGCAGATCATGCCGGAAAGCGATGCCGCGAAGGTGCCTTACAATCCGTTCGATTTGACCAAAGTCTGGCCGCACGGCGACTATCCGCTGATGGAGGTGGGTGTGCTGGAGCTGAACCGTAACCCGGATAACTACTTTGCGGAAGTTGAGCAGGTGGCGATGTCGCCCGCTAACGTGGTCCCGGGGATTGGCTTCTCGCCGGATCGCATGCTGCAGGGGCGCCTCTTCTCCTACGGCGATGCCCACCGCTACCGTTTAGGGGTAAACCATCACCAGATCCCGGTGAACGCCCCGCGCTGCCCGTTCCATAACTACCATCGCGACGGCGCGATGCGCGTGGATGGCAACAGCGGCAACGGCGCCACCTATGAGCCAAACAGCTTTGGCGTGTTCCAGGAACAGCCGGACTTTAGCGAGCCGCCATTGTCGCTTGAGGGTGCCGCAGACCACTGGAACCATCGTGAAGATGCCGACTATTTCAGCCAGCCGCGCAAGCTGTTTGAACTGCTGAGCCCGGAAGAGCACCAGCGAATGTTTGAACGTATCGCCGGGGATATGCAGGATGTACCGGCGTTTATTCAGGCACGCCAGATTGCCCTGTTCAGTGAGGTTCATCCTGACTACGGAGCGGGTGTCCAGGCGGCACTGATGCGCTTAGCCGAAGAGAAGTAA
- a CDS encoding Rpn family recombination-promoting nuclease/putative transposase — protein sequence MHSPSTPTPHDAVFRHILSQAETARDFLAIHLPEKLRALCDLSSLRLESGSFVEEDLRLSYADLLWSVKTASGAGYIYVLIEHQSSPDRHMAFRLMRYAIAAMQRHLDKGHRELPLVIPMLFYHGRISPYPWSLRWLDGFQVPEQAESLYTGAFPLIDITCLPDESIMQHRRIAMLELLQKHVRQRDMLELHEQLVRLLALGYTGNAQLKTLLNYLLQAGHTADPAAFLQALAHRTKDHQHKETLMNIAQFLREEGMAQGLSQGLSQGRAEGIEQEALRIAKAMLEKGLPPEIVTQLTGLAPEIVEQARH from the coding sequence ATGCACAGCCCATCAACACCCACGCCGCATGACGCGGTGTTTCGTCATATTCTGTCGCAGGCAGAGACGGCGCGTGATTTTTTAGCGATTCACTTACCTGAAAAATTACGCGCCCTCTGTGATTTGTCGTCGTTGCGGCTGGAGTCTGGCAGCTTTGTCGAAGAGGATCTTCGTCTCAGCTACGCCGATCTCCTCTGGTCCGTGAAAACCGCTTCCGGCGCCGGGTATATTTATGTGCTGATCGAGCATCAAAGCTCCCCGGATCGGCACATGGCCTTTCGCCTGATGCGCTATGCGATTGCCGCCATGCAGCGGCATCTCGACAAAGGGCACCGGGAGCTACCGCTGGTGATCCCAATGCTGTTTTATCATGGCCGGATCTCGCCTTACCCATGGTCGCTGCGCTGGCTTGATGGCTTTCAGGTGCCTGAACAGGCGGAATCGCTCTACACCGGGGCCTTTCCCCTGATTGACATCACCTGTCTACCCGACGAAAGCATCATGCAACACCGGCGGATTGCGATGCTGGAACTGCTGCAAAAGCATGTCCGGCAGCGGGACATGCTGGAACTCCATGAGCAACTGGTCAGGCTCCTGGCGCTGGGATACACTGGCAACGCCCAGCTTAAAACGTTGCTCAACTATCTTCTTCAGGCCGGCCATACCGCCGATCCTGCAGCGTTTTTGCAGGCATTAGCACACAGGACGAAGGATCATCAGCATAAGGAGACGTTAATGAATATTGCGCAATTTCTCCGGGAAGAGGGCATGGCTCAGGGATTAAGTCAGGGGTTAAGTCAGGGGAGAGCGGAAGGCATTGAACAGGAGGCGCTTCGCATCGCGAAGGCTATGCTGGAAAAGGGCCTGCCGCCCGAGATCGTCACCCAACTGACCGGGCTGGCACCCGAGATTGTCGAGCAGGCCAGACATTAG